In the genome of Paenibacillus sp. GP183, the window ATGAAGAAGCCACAGGCGATGAGCGGGTCATACCGTTTTTAACAAAATACTTCCATTATGTCAAAAGTATGATTGCTGAGCGGCCTCTAAGTGGTTGGGCGGAAACGCGAGGTGCTGAGATGCTGCTGAGCATCTTGTGGCTGCATAAGCGCACAAAAGAAAGCTTTTTGCTCGAGCTGGCTCAAATTATAGCGAAACAAACGACCGACTGGACCGATATTTTCCATGACTTCCCCTTCTGGCGTAAAGTTGAGCAGTGGGATTGGAGGACGCATGTCGTCAATGTGGCTATGGGATTGAAAACCCCGGGTATAAAGTTTCAACTGAGCGGTGATTTGAAAGAGAAGGAAGCGGTTCATCGCGGAATTGACAGCCTGATGACCTACCATGGGCAAGCGCATGGGATGTTTTCGGGGGATGAATGGCTGTCCGGCACCCATCCGAGCCAGGGAGTAGAGCTATGTGCCGTTGTGGAATACATGTTCACAATGGAAAATTTGGTTCGTATTTTCGGTGAAGGACGATTCGGCGACATTTTAGAAAAAGTCGCTTTTAATGCTCTGCCTGCAGCCATTTCTGTGGATTGGACTTCACATCAGTACGATCAGCAGGTAAACCAGATTGTTTGCAATGTCGCACCGCGTAATTGGAGCAACGGAGTGGATGCGAACCTTTTTGGCTTGGAACCAAACTTTGGATGCTGTACGGCGAATATGCATCAAGGCTGGCCGAAACTGACTTCCAATCTATGGATGACGGACGGAAAAGGCGGTCTGGCGGCGGTTTCCTACGCACCTTGCACCGTGTTGACGCAAGTTGGTTCTGGCGCAACAGCCCGCCTGCTGGTTAGTGGGGAGTATCCGTTTCGCGAAGAAGTAATGATGACCCTGTCGCTGGATCGTCAGGAGCGGTTCGCTATTTCGTTTCGAGTGCCACAGTGGTGCAGTTCTCCAAGTTTATCGATAAATGGGGTGAGTATCTCTTTAGATATTGTGGACGGTTACGCGAAAATCGATCGAGAATGGTTTAACGGAGACGATATCCATCTTAAATTGCCAATGGAAGTATATATTGCCTCCCATAACTTGTATGCCGTCAGCGTGGAGCGAGGGCCTCTCGTCTATGCACTTCCAGTGAAAGAGAATTGGCAACGTATAGTAGAGCGTGAAAAGTTCCATGATTGGGAAATATACCCAGTATCTCCATGGAAATACGGCCTGATATCAGATGCTGTTTTTGAAGTGGTAACGGCTGAAGTACCTTATCAACCGTTTGATGCAGCGCATACTCCCTGTCGCTTGAAGACAATCGGCAAACTGGTCCGCGACTGGAGAATGGAGGGAAACAATGCGGGTACCCCGCCGTTGAATCCGAAGACGGATGGGCAGCCGGTAAACGAGTTGGAACTCGTACCTTACGGAAGTGCGAAGTTACGGATCGGTGAATTCCCGTTAATAGGCAAACGTACAGCAGTTAAACAAGTG includes:
- a CDS encoding beta-L-arabinofuranosidase domain-containing protein, whose product is MNLYQTAFEALPLGSIKPNGWLKNQLHIQADGLTGHLEEHWADVGPKNGWIGGNGESWERGPYYLDGLIPLAYLLEDERLISKANRWIEWSLKSQQENGNFGPVRIETVNNDVDKSQDWWHYMIMLKVLTQHEEATGDERVIPFLTKYFHYVKSMIAERPLSGWAETRGAEMLLSILWLHKRTKESFLLELAQIIAKQTTDWTDIFHDFPFWRKVEQWDWRTHVVNVAMGLKTPGIKFQLSGDLKEKEAVHRGIDSLMTYHGQAHGMFSGDEWLSGTHPSQGVELCAVVEYMFTMENLVRIFGEGRFGDILEKVAFNALPAAISVDWTSHQYDQQVNQIVCNVAPRNWSNGVDANLFGLEPNFGCCTANMHQGWPKLTSNLWMTDGKGGLAAVSYAPCTVLTQVGSGATARLLVSGEYPFREEVMMTLSLDRQERFAISFRVPQWCSSPSLSINGVSISLDIVDGYAKIDREWFNGDDIHLKLPMEVYIASHNLYAVSVERGPLVYALPVKENWQRIVEREKFHDWEIYPVSPWKYGLISDAVFEVVTAEVPYQPFDAAHTPCRLKTIGKLVRDWRMEGNNAGTPPLNPKTDGQPVNELELVPYGSAKLRIGEFPLIGKRTAVKQVQK